The sequence below is a genomic window from candidate division WOR-3 bacterium.
TATAACTATCAGCCCGCAGAGTGGGGGAGAAACGCTCAGGGTGACGGTCACCAAAGCGAATCACTACCGTTGTGAGGCAGACGTACCTGTAGTACAGGTCGGCGTGGCTGAAGATGATACTCCTGAGACACCAGGATCGGTGACGATCTGTAGTATCTATCCCAATCCTTTCTCGAAGCAAACACAAATACGATGCATGATTCACGATACAGACCGCACGATACAGGAACTGACACTGAACATCTACGACGCTGCGGGACGTTTGCTTAAATCCTTCTTACTTCCCAATTCTTACTTATTAAGTTCCACGTCAGTGGTCTGGGATGGGGGAGATGTAAGAGGAAACGCGTGCCCTTCAGGCGTATATTTTATCGAACTGACTACTGAAGATACAAACATCACGAAAAAACTCCTACTACTCAGATAATATCACTAAATAACTTCATTCCGTCATTCCGTAATTCTCGGAATGTCGGATAATGCCTTTCCACGCTCACGTTATCAGTCGTTATGGGTTAATACATATCGGTTAATATTGGTCATAGTTGGTTTCAACAAGTCGATGCCAAAATACTATATCCCGAGTTATCTGATTGGTTGATTCACGCAACTATCCAACTCTGGTATTCTGGTAATTACCAGAATACCAGAACATGCTGGCCGCACTCCCAGCCGCTTAAATAGTACAGCCACGGACATTCCGTGCTGTACCTCCAGCCACGCGTGGCTCCCCTCAATTAACAAATCTACAAATCTGCTAATCTACAAATCTACAATTCTTCCTAATTATATTATACTCGTGTTATTGCGTTACCGCAATCGGTAAATTCCTTAAATTGGACTTCGGATATCCTTAGAACATGATATGGGAGTCTGCACGTTGATGGCTCAGGATGTGTCAACTGTCGAGTGAAATTATGCCCTCGTTGATTGCGAATTTGGTGAGCTCGGCGATGCTCGTAAGCTTCAGTTTTTTCATGATATTTCTGCGATGCGTCTCGACCGTTTTTGTGCTCTTGTGCAAGTGGTGTGCGATGTATTTTGTATTCTTCCCCTCGGCTATTAGTTGAAGAATTTCTCGCTCTCGCGGTGTCAGGGTCCACTTAATATTGCCATTCTTAGGTTGTTGTTCACCAATACCAGCGTCCACGATGATGTGTGCTATCTGCGGACTAATGTATACTTGATTTGCAGCAACAATATGGATGGCGTTATTCAATTCCTTATAGGCACAACTTTTGATCAGATATCCCGTAGCGCCAGCGCGGAACATATCGACAACATATCGCCTATCTGAGTGCATAGATAGACAAATTACTTTTGTCTGTGGAATTACTTTCTTGATTTTACGGGTCGCCTCCATGCCATTCAGGTCTGGCATTGTGATATCCATTACTATGACATCAGGCTTGAGTTCAAGTGCAAGTTTCACAGCTTCTCTGCCATTTTCGGCCTCACCAACTACTTTTATATTAAGTTCCTTATGGAGCAGGCTACGCATGCCTTCACGAAATAAAGTGTGATCATCCGCAAGTAATACACTTATACTCATTCTTTCCCTTTCATTCTTTCTCTATTCTTCTAACATGTGAATTCGAAATGGATTTTGATTTGAAGTATGCTGTACTCTGCATTAAGTTTTCAAGTCCTTTGAGACAAAATTTCCAGGGGTGCGACGAGCGCGACCGAAGTTCCTTGACCGACCTTGGATGAAATTTGGAGTTTGCCACGCATGTGCCGCAAACGTTCTCTTAGATTGAATAAGCCGAAGCCTTCATTTTTCTTAGACTTCTGTTCCAAGATACGATGGTTAAAACCATTGCCATTATCTTTGACTTCTATTCTAATCGTGTTATCGTCCTTAAAAACAGATACCATTACTTCGCTCGCTCGTGCGTGCTTAACGACATTCGTTAGCAGCTCGCGCACCGATTGAAAGAGAATCACCCTGGTGTCATTGCTCATCGGTTTCGGTTGCCGGTCACAGGAAAAAGCACACTCAATACCGTGTTTTTTGCTGAATTGGCCTGCTAGCCACTCCAACGCCGGTTCGAGACCCAGATCATAGAGAATTGGGGGGCTGATTTCAAATGTGAGCGAACGTGCCCGCTGGTTAGTCTGTTCTATTATCTCTTCAACTTCCTCTATCGCCTTCAGTATTTCGGGAATAGATCTTTCTTCTCGCATAGACTGCAATTTTACTGTGGCAAGCGCCAATGCTTGGCTTATGTCATCGTGGAGGTAGGTGGCAATCTTGCGACGCTGTTTTTCTTCGACCAGAGAGAGTTCATGGGCGAGTGACCGAAGGTCTGCAGTACGTTCTTCCACTAATTGCTCCAGGTGATCGCGGTGTTTTTTCAGTTCCTTTTCTGCTGTCTTACGTTGCTTGATTTCCTTACGGAGTTTGACATTTTTGAGTTGTGAGACTTCGGCCTCCTTTTCTTTCTTTTCAGTCTCATACCGCGTCCGCATGGTTGCGATCTGTCTGCTTTTGGTTGTGTTGAAAACTTCTTGCGTGAGTCTGTGGTAATATTTGTAATTACGCAGCGCTTTTCTGTGATCGCATTGTTTCTCGTATAATATCGCCAGATTCTCATATGCTTCGATCTGAACGTCCTTTGCGCGCTTCTCTCTTGCGTATTGCAGACTATTTTCAAAAGAAACAAGCGCCTTCGTATACTTCCGCAATTTCATATAGACATTTCCCAACGCAAGTTGAGTTCTGGCAATACCGTATTTATCTCCGATCGTATTGAAGATTTCTATCGCCTTTCCAAGATACTCAAGCGCTTTTTTGTTGTTGCCTTGATTGAAATAAAATTCTCCTATGTTTTGATGACAAAGCGCACAGCCTTTTTTGTCGTTGATCTTTTTAAAGATTCTTAGACTTCTGAGAAAATGCCTAAGTGCCCTATTATGATCACCCCTTTCGCAGTAGTTTACTCCAACATTCAGACAGGTTGCTGCAATATCTCGATGGCTATTTGCCGATTCAAAGAATTTGAGAGCTTGAAGGAAGTAATTTGTTCCTTGTTTGATGTCATTTTGGCGAGAAGACATGACTCCCATATCAAGCAGTACCTGTGCGCTTCCGACTTTGTCTCCTCTTATATCGTAAATTCTTAAGGCTTCAATATAGTATTGCAGTGCATTTTTGTAGTCGCCGATTTCAGTGTGGATAATGCCGCAATTAAGCAGACTCAGTGCCCGTCCCTTTTCATCGTTGATCTCATTATATATTTCAATCGCCTTTTTACAGTGTCCCTTCGCCTGTGAGTATTCAGATG
It includes:
- a CDS encoding T9SS type A sorting domain-containing protein codes for the protein HGDVFMTLYSEVPQSLAVIHDSVLPAGQDFFTISADDSSVIALTVDGEIIGVAEGTGYPVNITISPQSGGETLRVTVTKANHYRCEADVPVVQVGVAEDDTPETPGSVTICSIYPNPFSKQTQIRCMIHDTDRTIQELTLNIYDAAGRLLKSFLLPNSYLLSSTSVVWDGGDVRGNACPSGVYFIELTTEDTNITKKLLLLR
- a CDS encoding response regulator transcription factor, with the translated sequence MSISVLLADDHTLFREGMRSLLHKELNIKVVGEAENGREAVKLALELKPDVIVMDITMPDLNGMEATRKIKKVIPQTKVICLSMHSDRRYVVDMFRAGATGYLIKSCAYKELNNAIHIVAANQVYISPQIAHIIVDAGIGEQQPKNGNIKWTLTPREREILQLIAEGKNTKYIAHHLHKSTKTVETHRRNIMKKLKLTSIAELTKFAINEGIISLDS
- a CDS encoding sensor histidine kinase; the protein is MTQNKKAQNVKRSKTRNTNADNRGCGTKRVDALLESANKLRISDPKKTINIAKRSLLLARKSKYKKGIADSHGVMCSAYRIASEYSQAKGHCKKAIEIYNEINDEKGRALSLLNCGIIHTEIGDYKNALQYYIEALRIYDIRGDKVGSAQVLLDMGVMSSRQNDIKQGTNYFLQALKFFESANSHRDIAATCLNVGVNYCERGDHNRALRHFLRSLRIFKKINDKKGCALCHQNIGEFYFNQGNNKKALEYLGKAIEIFNTIGDKYGIARTQLALGNVYMKLRKYTKALVSFENSLQYAREKRAKDVQIEAYENLAILYEKQCDHRKALRNYKYYHRLTQEVFNTTKSRQIATMRTRYETEKKEKEAEVSQLKNVKLRKEIKQRKTAEKELKKHRDHLEQLVEERTADLRSLAHELSLVEEKQRRKIATYLHDDISQALALATVKLQSMREERSIPEILKAIEEVEEIIEQTNQRARSLTFEISPPILYDLGLEPALEWLAGQFSKKHGIECAFSCDRQPKPMSNDTRVILFQSVRELLTNVVKHARASEVMVSVFKDDNTIRIEVKDNGNGFNHRILEQKSKKNEGFGLFNLRERLRHMRGKLQISSKVGQGTSVALVAPLEILSQRT